In the genome of Natronomonas salina, the window AGCGACAGCGAGAGGGAGTCCGGGATGGCGTCGACGACCGCCCGGATCGTCGCGTCGTCGCCGACGAGCGTCGTGCGGATGCTGCCGTCCTCGAGGCAGTCGATGGGCATCTGCAGGACGATCTCGTTGTCCTGCGGGATGGAGAGCAGTCGCTCGACGACGTCGGTCGGCTGGAAGTGGACGTACAAAAGCCCCTCGCGCTCCCCCGAGACGTCGTAGGCGAACACGTCGTCCTGGCCGTCCAGGATGTCCGCCGCCCGCTCGAGGTCGCCGCGGACGCTGTAGAGCGTGACGCAGGTCCCGTCGTTGAGGAGGTTGATCTGCTGGATGCAGTCGCGGGTGACCGTCGGCTCCGCGGCCAGGGCCCGGTCCGCCGGCTGGAGGCCGTCTCCCGCCGGGGCGATGACGACGGTCGCGTATCGCATACGCCTGCATGCGCGGCGAACTTCTTACCTGTTGTGTTACCGCGGATAAACTTCCCTCGAATCGCGGGCGACAGGACGATTGCTCGACGGCCACGATGTGGTGGCATGACACAGGTCAGAGACACGAGCCGCGACCTGCGAATCGACCCTGACAGCGTCGGCGGCGGCTACTTCAAGCACGCCGTCTACAACCACTGGGACCCCTACGAGGACATCGACGCGGTGAAGATGGCCCGGGACCGCGAGCGCATCGTCGAGAGCGACGCCATCGGCGAGGCGGAGTTCCAGGACCTGATGCAGACCGTCGCGCTGTTCGGCGCCGGCGAGGAGGCCGTCACCGAGGACCTCGCACCGCTGATGCTGACGCTGGAGGACATCAACGACCAGATGTTCGTCTCCAGCCAGATCTACGAGGAGGCCAAACACACCCAGTTCTTCGACCGCTACTGGCGGGAGGTCGTCCACCCCGTCGCCGAGGAGCAGGGCTGGGAGAAGGTGAACCCGACCGACCAGCGGTTCTTCGTCGACGGGTACATCGACCTCTTCGACCGCACGGAAGCGGCGATGGAACGACTGCTCGAGGACGGCGAGGACACCCCGGAGAACCGCGTGCGTGCGTACTGTCACTACCACCTCGTCGTCGAGTCCGTCCTCGCCCAGACCGGCTACTACGGCATCACCTCCTCGATGTCGCCGCGCGGCGACCCCGACGTCCCGAAGAAGGACTTCCCCCACCTGGAGGGGCTCGTCGAGGGCGTCTCCTACATCCGCAGCGACGAGGGTCGCCACGTCGGCTTCGGGATGCAGAAGGTCCAGCAGCACCTCGCCGAGGACGGCGTCGACGAACAGGTCGTCCGCGAAACCCTCCAGGACCTCATGCCCCTGGTCGCCGAGACGGTCAGCGCCACCGAGAAGGTCGTCAACCCGATGCCGCTGGTGAACTACGCCCGCGACAAGCTCACCCGCCGCATCGAGATCATCACGAGCAGCGACGCCGCGATCCCCGACGTCGAGGAGCTCGTCGCCCTCGACGACGAACCCGCGGCCGCGGACTGAGCGTCACCGTCGCAGCCCTTCTCGCAGTCGATTTTTGCGATTGGTCGGGGTCGCGCGGCGACGCCCGCGACGCCGCTTCGAGGTGCTAGAGAATGGCACTCCCTTAAGGAGTCAATACAGTCTAACCAGTATTAACATTAAAAATCATAAGGGTTTTGTATCACACTCCGGTCTCTACGGATGCATACGATGAGTGACCCGCAGCCCCGGTGCCGTCCGCGACGAGGCGTCCCCGAGTCGACGCCCGTCGACGGCGCCGGACTGCGCGATCTCAGGAACGAACGCCGGTGTCTCGACCGCGCTGCGGTCCGAGCCCGGTAACCCCCGATACTAACCATGGCACACGACAACGACGGAGAGGACAAGGTCGCAAGCCGAGTCCAGAACACCGAATCGATCGTCCGAGACGTCGACAACCCCGCTGCCCGCGAGCTCCGAGAGAAGTTCGACGAGCAGGACTTCACCTTCGCTCCCGGTCTCTACCACGCGCTCGACGCCCGCCTCGCCGAGATGGCCGGCCTCGACGCCGCGTACATGTCGGGCTACTCGACGGTCCTGGGCCAGTTCGGCTTCCCGGACCTCGAGATGGTCACGATGACCGAGATGGTCGAGAACGCAAAGCGCATCGTCGAGGCGACCAACCTGCCGGTCGTCGCCGACTGTGACACCGGCTACGGCGGCATCCACAACGTCCGCCGCGCCGTCCGCGAGTACGAGAAGGCCGGCGTCGCCGCGGTCCACATCGAGGACCAGACGACGCCCAAGCGCTGCGGTCACATCGCCGGCAAGAAGATCGTCTCCCGCGACGAGGCCGAGGCCCGCTTCAGCGCGGCCGTCGACGCCAAGCAGAGCGAGGACACCATCGTCATCGCCCGTACCGACGCCTACGGCTCCTCGAACGGCGACTGGGACGAGCACCTCGAGCGCGGCCGCCTCTACGCCGACTGCGGCGTCGACCTGGTCTGGCCCGAGATGCCCGACCCGTCCCGCGAGGACGCCGTCGAGTACGCCGAGACCATCCACGAGACCCACCCCGACCTGGACCTGGCGTTCAACTACTCCAGCTCGTTCGCGTGGTCCGAGGAGGAGGACGCACTCACGTTCCAGGAACTGGGCGACCTCGGCTACCAGTACATCTTCATCACTCTCTACGCCCTGCACTCCGGCGCCCACGCCGTCTACGAGGACATGGCGAACATCGCCGAGAACGACGAGGAAGCGCAGTGGGACCTCGAGGGCCGCTACCTGGGCCACGAGACCGAGAGCCACCACGAGCTCTCCTTCGTCTCCCGCTTCCAGGACATCGAGGCGCAGTTCGACCCCGAGGCGAAGGAGCGGATGGAGAAGTCCGCCGGCTTCACCGAGGACGAGAACGAGCCGCTCACGTCGAACAACGACGACGACTGATCGAGCGGCCGCTCGACCCGCGTTTTCCCCTTCTTTCGCGCACCCGTAGTCCCGACTGTACGGCCCGCGTCGACCGTCAAACGAGCCGATTCGGCCAGTTTTAATACCCGCGGCCTGCTCCCTCCGAGTGACTGAGATGACTGCAATCGACAAACGCTCCCACGACCGGAAGTTCGTGCGGACGTTCTTCACCACGCCGACCGCAGAGCAGGGAGAGGACGACTCCGCGAAGAAGCTCCGCAGCGCCATCGAGCTCCGCGGCATGCAGGCCCCCGACGTCTGGGTCCCGGACAACGAGGACGCCACCGCGCCGAACATGCGCGACGAGGGCGCCGAGAACATCGCCGAGGTCGTCGCCGAGGGCGGCGCCGACTTCCCCGGCGAGATCCACCCCCGCGTCGTCTGGCACCGCGACAGCCCCGAGACCCGCTACCGCGGCTTCCAGCACATGCTCGAGATCGCCGACCCCGAGAACGGCGCCGTCGAGAACATCGACGGCTTCGTCATCCCCGAGGTCGGCGACATCGACGACTGGAAGAAGGCCGACGAGTTCATCACCATCGTCGAGAACGAGTACGGCCTCGAGGAGGGCAGCCTCGCGATGTCCGTCATCATCGAGTCCGGCTCCGCCGAACTCGCCATGGAGAAGCTCCGCGAGGAGATGGGCAAGGCATCCAACAACCTCGAGCGGCTCTTCCTCTTGGTCGACGGCGAGGTCGACTACACGAAGGACATGCGCGCCATCACGCCGACCGGCGGCCTCCCCGAGTGGAAGGAGCTCCGCCACAACACCTCGCGTGCGGCCAGCGCGGCCGGCCTGATCTCCGTGGACGGCCCGTACGACGACATCCGTGACGTCGACGGCTACCACGAGCGCATCACCGCCAACAACGCGATGGGCATGCTCGGCATCTGGTCGCTCACCCCCGGCCAGGTCGTCGAGGCCAACCAGAGCCCGCTGCCGCCCGCCGAGGGCTACTGGATCATCGACGCCGACGGCCGCGAGGTCGAACTCGACGACGAGGGCGACGTCCAGGTCTACAACGGCGACCGCGTCGAGCTCGAGGAGGACGGCGACGGCTACGAGCTCGAGGTCGGTAGCGACGAGATCTACGTCGAGAGCGAGGAGGACCTCCAGGCGGAGCTCCTCGACCTGCTCGACTACGTCCCCAGCATGGACGACATCGTCGACTCCATGGAGGAGTTCGAGGCCGCCAAGGAGGCCGGCAAGGGCGCCATCGCGATGACCCAGTCGGCCACCGTCGAGATCGACGGCGTCCAGGTCGACGTCGCCAAGGACCGCATGTGGGACGAGGCGACCTACCAGGCCCTCATGACGCCGATCTCGCTGTTCCAGGACGTCTACCAGAACCGTCCCGACCAGCACGACGACCTCGCGGAGCTGTACAGCGAGGACGTCGTCGAGCGCGCGATGGAAGTCGGCGAGTAAGGAGCGTCGGTCCGCTACCGCTGTTTTCTTGATGGATTCTACCCTTCGAGAGTAGCCGCTGTAGCGATCGAGCGTGACGACGACGACGCCGAGGACACTACCCCGAAAGCCCTCGACCGCTCGCGGTCGCTCGCCCTTTCAGTCCACCGAGGGAGCGGGGCTCCCTCGAGCCCTCGCTCGTTTCACTCGCGAGAACGCCAGGAGTTCGATTCGTCCACCGGCCGTCGCGCTGCCCTTTCCCGGGTCGCGCGGTCGGCCTGGCGGCCGACACGCGCTCCCGGCCGATGGTGAATTGAGGCTGCGGCGTCCGCTCTAGATGGATCTTCGGTCAGGTTATCAGACCGCTCGAAGAGGATTTCAGGAAGGGAAGCGAGGGCCGACTACGCGAGGAACACGTGCCGCGGCCGGTCGGCGAGGACGTCCCGCCCCCACTGGACGGTCTCGCGGAACGCGTCGGAGCGGAAGAACTCCATGGCGTCCTCGCGCTCGCGCCACTGGCTCGCGATGAACATGTCGTTCTCGTCGTCGACGTTGACGAGCAGGCTGGTCTCGAGGTGGCCCTCGAGGTCGGCCAGCTTCTCGCCGACCTCCTCGAAGGTCTCGACGAAGTCCTCGCGGTGCTCGGGCTTGACTGTGTAGAACATCCCCATCGTCCCGAAGTTGCTGGACTCGCCCGCGCGAGCGACGATGCCCGGGAGGTCCGAGAGGAAGCCGCCGGCCTTGTCGGCGGCGTCCTTCGTCTCCCAGACCGAGACGACCGCCGACCGGTCCCCGCCGTGTTCGTCCGCGTAGACGGCCGACGTCACGTGGGTGTCGTAGTGCTCGAAGCGCTCGGCGAGGTCGGCGAGCTCCGACTCCAGTTCCTCGGGGTCGGCCTCGGAGTACAGCACCATCGCGTAGACGTCCTCGCCGTGGGGCTTGCCCGCGTAGACGTCGAGGTCCGCGAGTTCGCCGCGGATGTCGTCGTCCTCGTCGGTGCCGTAGGGTTCGGACTCCCCGTCGCCGAGGTTCGCGCCGATGCCCGGGCCGGCCCCCGAGAGGTCCGAGAGGAAGCCCGAGGCGGTGTTCGCCGCTCGCTCGTTGGCCCACAGCGAGACGACCGCGGTGTCGCCGGAGTCGGCGCGGACCGTCGTCAGGACGTGGGTGTCGTAGTGCTCGAAGTTCTCGCGGAGCCCCTCGACCTCCTCGACGAGCTCCTCGGCGTCCGTCTCCGACCGGAACAGCAGCGCGTAGCCGGCCTCGGGGTGCTCGTCGAGGCTTACGCCGAAGCGGTGGACCCGCCGCTGGAACTCCTCGGGATCCAGTTCCTCGTGTTTGGCCTCACCGCCGGGGCGGCCGCCTCCGCCCGAGGCCGACTCGTCGCCGTCGTCGTCTTCCTCGCCGGAGCCGTCCTCCGAATCAGCATCCAGCGACGCGCCGACGCCGCCGTCGACGCCGGGCAGCTCCGAGAGGAAGCCGGAAGCGGTGTTCGCCGCGCGCTCGTTGGCCCACAGCGACACCACCGCCGTCGTCTCGCCGTCGGAGTGGACGGTCGTCCCCGCGTGGGTGTCGTAGTGGTCGAAGTTCCCCGCCAGCTCCTCGACCTCGTCCTCGAGTTCGTCGGAGTCGGCGTCGGACTCGAAGAGCAGGCCGTAACCCGCGTCGCCCGCGTCGACGCCGAAGCGGTCGGCCCGCTCGAGGAACTCGTCGGCGCCGACCTCGTCGTGCTCGGCGTCGCCCGGCGAGGGGCGGCCGCCGCCACCGGACGACCCGGAGTCGGCGTCGCCGTGGTGTCGGCCGGAGTCCCGTCCGGACTCGGTCGGCGGGTGGCTCTCCTCGCCCGCACCGGGGGCGAGGTCCAGGGTGTCGCCCTCGAGCGACCGGTCGGTCGGGACGGCCTCGCCGTCGAAGACCGCCCGGAGGTCCTCCGGCGGGAACTGCCGGCCGACGTAGAAGGGGCCGAACTCGGCGAACCGCGAGGAGGAGGGGTCGAACCGCATCTCGTACAGCAGGTGCTTGATGTCCGTCGGGTCGTCGGCGAACAGCGTCACGCCCCACTCGTGGTCGTCGAGGCCGACGCTGCCGGTGATGATCTGGGTCACCTTGCCGGCGTACTCCCGGCCGATGTCGCCGTGGGCCGACATGTACTCGGCGCGCTCCTCGAAGGGGAGGTCGTACCAGTTGTCCTCGGGGCCGCGGCGCTTGTCCATCGGGTAGAAGCAGACGTGGTCGGCGTCCGGGATCTCCGGGTAGATGCGCTGCTTCATGTAGTTGCGCATACCCGCGTCCTCGATGTCGTCGAGGCCGTCGGTAAGGTCCTCGTGCATGTACCCCGAAACCTCGGTGACCGAGACGTACGAGGAGGCGCGCTCGGTGACCTCCGCTAACGCGGTCGACTCGAAGCGCCGCTCGGCGCGATCGAGGTGCTCCAGCGTCGGCCGGAGGTGCAGTATCAGCAGGTCGGCCTTGTGGCCGACGATGGAGAAGACCGCCGACCCGCCCTCCTCGGCGTCCGCCAGCGCCGCGTGCGACTGCAGGTAGTCGATGCCTTCCTCGACGGCCCGCTCCCGCTCGCGGTCGGGGGCCGCCCGCCAGGAGTCCCAGTCGATGTGCCGGAGGTCGTGGAGGGCGTACCACCCCTCCTCCGTCCCCGGCGGTCGCCGTCGTACCATGGCGGCCGGTTCGAACGCGCGACTAATGGTGTTTGTGAGTTCCGCGGGTCGGGGCAGCGAAGCGGCCGGGCGAATCCCCTTCTCCCTCACGTCGACTCGTTACTCCCTCAGAGAATCCCTTGAAGGTTCTAAAAGAATCTGGAAGGGTCGTTAATGGTCGGAAGGTCGCCGGTAAAACGCGAACGGTTCCGCGAACGGAGTTGAACTGATGCTAACCCTCTCGCGTTTATATGGGGTGGGCGGGCCAAGGATGGAGCGAGGAGAGCCCCCATGTCGAGCGCAACACCGTCACGTCAGACGTCAGCCCGGCCGGCTGGATTCCTCGCATCCTGCATCGAGCAGTGCTTCGCGGGTGTCCGCGCGATAGCGTTCTGGGCCGCAGCCCTGCTCCCGCTGCTGGTCCTCGTCGCGCTGGTCACCGGCGTCGCGGGTCGATACCCGTCCGCGCTGACTGGCTCGCTCGCCGTGAACGTCGTCTGCGCCGTCATCGGTCACGGGCACTCGCCGAACTGAGTCGCGGCTCCGAGTCGCGCCGACGAGTCGCTCGCCGACGGCCGTCGCGGGGGCGACCGCTCCCCTTCCATCGCTGGCATACCCGCCCCCGGGTGGCCCGCCGCTCTCCTCGTTTACGTTCTCAGAGCAACTGCGGGACGAACAGCATCCCCAGCAGGCTCACGATCATCGTGACACTGATAGTGGTCGTCACCGCGCTCGCCAGCGTCGGCGTCGCCTCGATGGGGAGCCGCGCCAGGATCGCCTCGACGCAGGACCGGAGGATGTGCCCGCCGTCGAGGGGGTAGGATGGGATGCAGTTGAACAGCCCGAGGTTGATGTTCACCCACCCGGTCCAGAAGAGGACGTTCACCAGCCCGAATATCGCCCCGGCGCTCAGCGGGCCGGAGACCTCGTAGAAGTTCGCGACGCTGCCGTTGAAGCCCGCGAAGTTGTAGCCGAGGTTCGGGTCGACGACGCTCGCGAACGGCAGGACGAGCAGCGCGAAGGTCCGGGAGATGAACGTCACGAGCGGGTCGTCGCCCCAGCCGCCGCCGCCCAGCAGCGAGTGGTACTGCTCGGCGGGGTAGGTGTCGATGCCGAAGTCGTCGACGACGACGCCGCTGGTCCCCTGCTGGATGCCGCCGACGCCGAGGTAGCCGTGGTCGTCGGTGGGATGCTCGCCGAGTTCGACCTCGTAGACCTGGCGCTCGCCGTTCCAGGGGTCGGCGCCGTCGCCGTGGTAGGCGACGACCTCCACCGTCTGGCCGGGGTCGGTCTCGGAGAGGACGCTCGACAGCGCCTCCGGGGTCGGCGTCCGCTCCCCGCCGACGCTGTGGATCAAGACGGGCGTGTCGGGTGCCCCCGCCTCCGAGAGGGGGTCGCCGTCCGGCACGGTGCTGGCGAAGACGCCGACCGGGAACTGCGTCGTGCCGTTCTCCGTCTCGACCTCGACGGTCTCGCTGCCGTTCAGCGCCGCCTCGAAGGCCGACTCGGTGTAGACCGTCTCGCCGTCGACGGCCCGGACGGTCGTCCCGGTCCCGATCGGCGCGTCGACGACCGCGCGCGTGACGATGAGCTCCCGCTCGACGGTGACCGCCTCGCCGTCGCGGCGGTCGACGGTCACCTCCCGGTCGGCCTCGGCGAGCGCCGCCTCGAACTCCTCCTCGTCGGCGACGGGCTGGCCGTTCACCTCGGTCAGCACGTCGCCGCGCTCGATGCCGGCGTCCTCGGCGGCCGACCCGGGGAGGGCACCGCCGATGGCGACCCCGGGGACGACCGCCACCGCGTTCGCGACGATAGCGAACAGCAGTGCGAACGCCAGAGCGGTGACGAGGAAGTTGTTCGTCACGCCGGCGGCGAACATCCGCACCTTGCTGCCGCGGTCGGCCGCCTCCTGGCTCTCCTCGTCCGGCTGGACGAACGCGCCCAGCGGGACGAGCGCGATGAGCGCGACGCCCATCGAGTCGATGTCGATGTCCTCGACGCGGCACAGCAGGCCGTGGCCCCCCTCGTGGACCACCAGGCCGACGAGCAGGCCGACGAGGATGTCGACCGCGGCCGCCCACGGCAGGAACTGGTTGACGCCGGGGATGACCAGCGCGTCCTGCGGGCGGACGAACCCGGTCGTCGCCTCCGGGTTCGTCGCGATGCTGACCGCCGAGAGCAGCACGGCGAAGAAGGAGCCGACCATGATGACGATGGCGACGCCCACCCCGAGGTTCCCCCAGGCCCGCCAGAGGCGCTTCGGCGTCGCCAGCCAGTTCAGGAACGAGCGCCCGCGCTGGGTGTGGATGGTGAGGATCGGTCCGGAGACCGTCAGCGACGACGGCAGCACCCCCCGGGACTTGAGGGCCATCGCCGCCGACGTGTAGAGGAGGATACCGACGAGTATCCAGAGCAGCGTACTCATTGTGCGAGATAGGGGCTCCGCGCGTCAAAAAGTCCGTCGTTGTGCGGCTCCGTTCGGATGGACTAGATGTAGCCGTCCGGAACGGCCGCGTCGTCGCCGTCCGTGCCCGACGCGATGCCCTCCTGGACCGCGGCGAGCTCCCGGCCCCGCTCGGTGAGCGACACCACGTTCCGGTCGCGGTCGTGGGCGACGATCCCCTCGTCGGCCAGCTTTGGCACGTGACAGTGGTGCAGGGCGGCGTAGACGTCGGCGACCGTCTCGTGGCTGCTCTCCGCGACCGAGGGGTCGAGGTTCCGGGCGGCGACCTCCGCGGCGGCGTCGGCCATGGCGATCCCCTCCCGGCGGCCTCCGAGGCAGTCCACGAGCGCGCGGCGGTAGACGTGGCTCATGAGGCGGTAGGCGCTCGTTTCCTCGAGGGCATTCCGCTCCGATTCACGGTCTCGGTGGGTGCTCATTGCCCCTCGTTACGGACCCACGTGGATGAGCCTCAGCCCTCTCACGGGAGGCCCATTATATGGACACCCGTACAGTGTGGTCGAGGGAGCCAGTCGATTTTCCGAGGGCAGAGAAGGTGATCCGGGCCGTCGAGTGGGCAGCTGCAGCCCGAACCGGGTCGCGGGAAAACGGGTACCGCCGTCAGATGTCGGGGGCCTCGCCGCCGAACTCCTCGATGAGTTCGGGGACGACCTCGAAGAGGTCGTCGACGATGCCGTAGTCGGCGAGGTCGTAGATGGGGGCGTTCGGGTCCTTGTTGATCGCGATGATGGTGTCGGCGCCCTTCATGCCCGCGACGTGCTGGACGGCGCCGGAGATACCGATGGCGATGTAGACGTCGGGCGTGACGACCTTGCCGGACTGGCCGACCTGGCGGTTCTTCGGCAGCCAGCCGTTGTCGACGATGGGGCGCGACGAGGAGAGGGTGGCGCCGAGGGCGTCGGCGAGCTCTTCGACGAGCGGGAGGTTCTCCTCCTCCTCGATGCCGCGGCCGATGGAGACGAGGACGTCGGCCTCCGTGATGTCGACGTCGCCGCCGCCGACCTCCTCGAAGCCGTTGACCGTGCTGCCGAGGGCGCTCTCGTCGATGTCGACGTCGACGGCCTCGATGGCGGCGTCGCCGTCGGCCTCCGCCTGCGGCCACTCGGCCGAGCGGATGGTGATGGCGAACTGGTCCTCGCCGATGTCGTAGGTCGTCTCGACCTTGCCACCGTACTGCTCGCGGGTGACCTCGACGGGCGAGCCGCCCTCGAGGCCGATGACGTCCGTGACCAGCGGCAGGTCGAGGCTCTCGGCGACGGCGGGCGCGTAGTCCAGCCCGTTGACCGAGTTCGGCATCAGCAGCGCCGACGGGTCGAGTTCGGCGTGGAGCTGCTCGATGGCCTGCGCGTAGATGCCGTGGTTGAACTCCTCGCCCTCGTCGACGGTGTAGATGGTGTCGACGCCCTCGCGGTTGACGTCGCTGGCGAAGGAGTCGACGTCGCCGCCGATGACCGCGAGTTCGAGGTCCTCGCCTAGCTCGTCGGCCAGTTCGCGGCCGACCGTGACGAGTTCGTAGGAGACGTCGCGGAGGCTCCCGCGGCGGTGCTCGGTGATCGCGAGGACGCTCATGACTCGACCACCCCCTTGTCGCGGAGGAATTCAGCGAGCTCCGAGGCCGTGTCGCTGGCGTCGCCCTCCCAGAGGGTCGCGTCGCCCTCGGACTCGGGTTCGTACATGTCGGTGCGCTCGACCGGGGACTCGACGACGTCGGCGTCGAGGCCGATGTCGTCGAGGCCCTGGGCGTCGAGCGGCTTCCGCTGGGCCTGCCGGATGCCGCGCAGGCTGGCGTAGCGGGGCTCGTTGATCCCGGTCTGGATGGTGAGCACGGCGGGGAGGTCGACGTCGGTCAGCTCCTCGACGCCGCCCTCGAGTTCGCGGCGGACGCTGGCGACGCCGGCGTCGGCGTCGAGGTCCAGGGCGTTGACGACCGCGGCCCACTCGAAGTCGAGCTTCTCGGCGAGGGCGACGCCGGTCGCGCCGTTGGCGTCGTCGCCGGCCTGGACGCCCGAGAGGATGAAGTCGGGGTCCTCCTCCTCGGCGACTGCCGCCAGGATCTCGGCCTTCGTGTCGACGTCGAGGAACTGGGCGTCCTCGAGGGAGTCGTCCCACACGCGGATCGCGCGGTCGGCGCCCTTCGCGAGCGCCATCCGGATGGTCTCCTCGGAGCGCTCGGGCCCGATGGTGACCGAGACGACCTCCACGTCGTCGTTGTCCTCGCTGATCTGTACGGCCTCCTCAACGGCGTAGTCGTCCCACTCGTTGAGGTCGTATTCGAGGGAGCTGTCGGCGATGTCGAGTCCGGAGATATCGAACTCGTCGTCGACCTCGGCTACCTCTTTTACGGTGACGAGTATTTTCATAGCGGCTAGTCGTCTGCAAGTGACGCCCGTTCGTGGTTAAACGTTTCCGAATCGTACGGTGTTTGCGCCCCGTTTATCGGGGACTGAACACTGTTCAACGCCGTACAGCGTCGGGCTACTCCTCGTCGTGGCCGGCCGCGAGATCGCCGACGTTCTCGCCGGGGAGGCTGATGAGGTTCTCCCGGCCGATCCGGAGCTTGTCGATCCGTTCGTCGTCCTCCATCGACGACAGCAACTGGGAGACCTTCGCGTTCGACCAGCCGGTCTCCTTGACGATGTTCGCCTGCTTCATCCGGCCGCCGTTCCGCTCGAGGAGGTACTCGACGCGCTCCTCGTCGGAGAGTAACTCGAGGTCCTCCTCCTCGTCTTCGTCCTCGTCCTCGTCGGCCGCGCCGGCCGCGCCAGCCGCCGCGACCGCTCCTCCCGCGCCGTTCGCGCCGCCGGACTCCGCAGTCCCGCCGGTCTCCGCCGAGGCTTCGGCCGGAACGGGTTCGGGTGTCCGTTCGGAGTCGTCGTCCCGACGCCACAGCAGGAAGACGCCCAGGCCGAGCGCCCCGGCGCTCAACAACATGGCGCCGCCGAGCAGGATGGTCGAGAGGTTCAGGGGCGGCAACGGCGAGTTGGTCGGCGGGTAGACGATCTCGAAGTACCCGGGCTCGAACGTCTGCTCGCCCTCCCACCGCAGGTCGCCCTCCTGGGCGCCGGTGGGGGCCGTCGTCGGGCCGCCGTAGCCCGGCGGTGACCTGATGACGAGCGTCTCCCCCTCGTCGAGGCCCGGGAGCCAGGTGCCGTCGGTCGTGTTGAACGCGTCGTCGACGTACATCGTCCCGTTCTCGTCGATGCGGGCGAAGGACGTCCAGGTGAACGAGACGCGGAGCTTCCCGTAACTGTCGACCTCGCCGTCGTCGGTCTCGTTGACGATGGCGGCCGAGCGCTCCTCGGAACGGATCGACATGTCGCGCCCGCTGGCCATCGAGGCCTCCGCCGCCGCCTGCCGGAATGTGTCGCTGCCGAGCTGGAAGTCGCGTTCGCCCTCCTCGAAGGAGTCGGCGAACGACCGGAAGTGCCGGATGTCCTCGTCGTCCTCGAGGGGGACGGTGGCGACGATGCTCCAGCGCGCGTCGCCGTCGGACTGGAGCTGCGCCTCGAGGCGTAGCTCCTCGCTATCGGTCTGGGCGGTCGCTGGCGCGGCCCCGCACACAACCGCGGTCAGGAGGAGGGCACAGATCAGGAGGGGGACCCGACGCCGCATGCGTGAGGTATGGACACCCCCGCGGGAAAACGCTTTCCATCAGGTGATAAAACGTCTCCACGCCCGATAAAGCGTCTCGATAGCTTTGCTCCGCTCGTTAGGGAGTGACTCGGGGCGGCGGCTTTTTGTTCTCCGACGACGACGCCCCCCACATGGACGGGACCCGCGCCATCGTACTCGCCCTCCTCCTCTGTCTGGCGCCGCTCGGCGTTATCTCCGCCGGCGCGATGCAGACCCAGCAGAACGCCACCATGACGGTCGTCCCCCAGGACGGCTCCGCGGAATACCTCGCACCGCCCGCCGACCGCGTCGAGCGGAGCAGCCTCGGGACGGCGTCGATAGACGTCGCCGGCGCCGTCGGCGCGAACGTCGGCCAGGTACGTTCCACCTACCACCGGGTCAGTTTCCAGCGGTCCTACCGCGAGGCGGAGTCGCGGTCCGAGCGGCGCTCGATCGTCACGAACGGGACCGAACGCGTCGGCGACCGGGTCGACGAACTGGAGCAAAAAGAGCGGCGCGCCGTCGAAAGGTACAGCGCCGGCGAGATCGGCCAGCGGGAACTCGTCAGGAAGCTCGCCGTGATCGACCAGGAGTCCAGGACCCTCGAGTCGACGGTCGACTGGCTGGAGACGCGCGCCGACAACCTCGGGATGTACGAGACCGAGAACGAACTCGCGCTCCACCGGAGCCGCCTCCGG includes:
- a CDS encoding helix-turn-helix domain-containing protein, whose translation is MRYATVVIAPAGDGLQPADRALAAEPTVTRDCIQQINLLNDGTCVTLYSVRGDLERAADILDGQDDVFAYDVSGEREGLLYVHFQPTDVVERLLSIPQDNEIVLQMPIDCLEDGSIRTTLVGDDATIRAVVDAIPDSLSLSLEGIGDYHPESEELFSALTPRQQEILEAAVEMGYYEVPRGTTHREIAEVVGVSAGTVGEHLRKVEGKVLSTLVR
- a CDS encoding ribonucleoside-diphosphate reductase is translated as MTQVRDTSRDLRIDPDSVGGGYFKHAVYNHWDPYEDIDAVKMARDRERIVESDAIGEAEFQDLMQTVALFGAGEEAVTEDLAPLMLTLEDINDQMFVSSQIYEEAKHTQFFDRYWREVVHPVAEEQGWEKVNPTDQRFFVDGYIDLFDRTEAAMERLLEDGEDTPENRVRAYCHYHLVVESVLAQTGYYGITSSMSPRGDPDVPKKDFPHLEGLVEGVSYIRSDEGRHVGFGMQKVQQHLAEDGVDEQVVRETLQDLMPLVAETVSATEKVVNPMPLVNYARDKLTRRIEIITSSDAAIPDVEELVALDDEPAAAD
- the aceA gene encoding isocitrate lyase produces the protein MAHDNDGEDKVASRVQNTESIVRDVDNPAARELREKFDEQDFTFAPGLYHALDARLAEMAGLDAAYMSGYSTVLGQFGFPDLEMVTMTEMVENAKRIVEATNLPVVADCDTGYGGIHNVRRAVREYEKAGVAAVHIEDQTTPKRCGHIAGKKIVSRDEAEARFSAAVDAKQSEDTIVIARTDAYGSSNGDWDEHLERGRLYADCGVDLVWPEMPDPSREDAVEYAETIHETHPDLDLAFNYSSSFAWSEEEDALTFQELGDLGYQYIFITLYALHSGAHAVYEDMANIAENDEEAQWDLEGRYLGHETESHHELSFVSRFQDIEAQFDPEAKERMEKSAGFTEDENEPLTSNNDDD
- the aceB gene encoding malate synthase AceB, with the translated sequence MDKRSHDRKFVRTFFTTPTAEQGEDDSAKKLRSAIELRGMQAPDVWVPDNEDATAPNMRDEGAENIAEVVAEGGADFPGEIHPRVVWHRDSPETRYRGFQHMLEIADPENGAVENIDGFVIPEVGDIDDWKKADEFITIVENEYGLEEGSLAMSVIIESGSAELAMEKLREEMGKASNNLERLFLLVDGEVDYTKDMRAITPTGGLPEWKELRHNTSRAASAAGLISVDGPYDDIRDVDGYHERITANNAMGMLGIWSLTPGQVVEANQSPLPPAEGYWIIDADGREVELDDEGDVQVYNGDRVELEEDGDGYELEVGSDEIYVESEEDLQAELLDLLDYVPSMDDIVDSMEEFEAAKEAGKGAIAMTQSATVEIDGVQVDVAKDRMWDEATYQALMTPISLFQDVYQNRPDQHDDLAELYSEDVVERAMEVGE
- a CDS encoding heme-binding protein; this translates as MVRRRPPGTEEGWYALHDLRHIDWDSWRAAPDRERERAVEEGIDYLQSHAALADAEEGGSAVFSIVGHKADLLILHLRPTLEHLDRAERRFESTALAEVTERASSYVSVTEVSGYMHEDLTDGLDDIEDAGMRNYMKQRIYPEIPDADHVCFYPMDKRRGPEDNWYDLPFEERAEYMSAHGDIGREYAGKVTQIITGSVGLDDHEWGVTLFADDPTDIKHLLYEMRFDPSSSRFAEFGPFYVGRQFPPEDLRAVFDGEAVPTDRSLEGDTLDLAPGAGEESHPPTESGRDSGRHHGDADSGSSGGGGRPSPGDAEHDEVGADEFLERADRFGVDAGDAGYGLLFESDADSDELEDEVEELAGNFDHYDTHAGTTVHSDGETTAVVSLWANERAANTASGFLSELPGVDGGVGASLDADSEDGSGEEDDDGDESASGGGGRPGGEAKHEELDPEEFQRRVHRFGVSLDEHPEAGYALLFRSETDAEELVEEVEGLRENFEHYDTHVLTTVRADSGDTAVVSLWANERAANTASGFLSDLSGAGPGIGANLGDGESEPYGTDEDDDIRGELADLDVYAGKPHGEDVYAMVLYSEADPEELESELADLAERFEHYDTHVTSAVYADEHGGDRSAVVSVWETKDAADKAGGFLSDLPGIVARAGESSNFGTMGMFYTVKPEHREDFVETFEEVGEKLADLEGHLETSLLVNVDDENDMFIASQWREREDAMEFFRSDAFRETVQWGRDVLADRPRHVFLA